One genomic segment of Novisyntrophococcus fermenticellae includes these proteins:
- the rsmI gene encoding 16S rRNA (cytidine(1402)-2'-O)-methyltransferase, translated as MTGQLYLCATPIGNLEDITYRVIRILGEVDLIAAEDTRNSIKLLNHFKIKTPMTSYHEYNKIEKGLYLLNQMLDGKDIALITDAGTPGISDPGEELVAMCCEAEIPVISLPGAAACITAVTVSGLPTRRFAFEAFLPVNKKERAAVLNELKNETRTIILYEAPHRLVRTLEELIQSIDNTRRVSICRELTKKHETVFRTTLAEALRYYQSNAPRGECVIVIEGKGRQQIREEEMKRWEEMEIEDHMVHYEEQGISHKEAMKLVAKDRGVSKREIYQYLLKNN; from the coding sequence ATGACGGGACAACTTTATTTGTGTGCAACGCCTATTGGAAATTTGGAAGACATCACATATCGGGTGATTCGAATTTTAGGAGAAGTGGACTTGATTGCTGCTGAAGATACCAGAAACAGCATAAAACTTCTAAATCATTTTAAAATTAAAACACCCATGACCAGCTATCATGAGTATAATAAAATCGAAAAGGGACTTTATCTGCTGAATCAGATGTTGGATGGGAAAGATATAGCACTGATTACAGATGCGGGGACACCTGGAATATCAGATCCCGGAGAGGAATTAGTGGCCATGTGCTGTGAAGCAGAAATACCGGTCATATCCCTTCCCGGAGCCGCTGCATGTATTACGGCAGTTACGGTATCAGGGCTGCCGACCAGAAGATTTGCCTTTGAAGCTTTTTTGCCTGTGAATAAAAAAGAACGGGCGGCGGTCCTTAATGAATTGAAAAATGAAACGCGTACAATTATTTTATACGAAGCGCCTCACAGATTAGTCAGAACGCTGGAGGAATTGATTCAAAGCATAGATAATACACGCAGAGTGAGCATATGCAGGGAACTGACAAAGAAACATGAGACTGTGTTCAGAACAACCTTAGCTGAGGCACTACGTTATTACCAGTCCAATGCACCAAGGGGTGAATGTGTAATTGTAATTGAAGGAAAAGGCAGGCAGCAAATTCGTGAAGAAGAGATGAAACGATGGGAAGAGATGGAGATAGAAGATCATATGGTGCATTATGAAGAGCAGGGAATTTCACATAAAGAGGCTATGAAGCTGGTGGCTAAAGACAGAGGCGTTTCTAAGCGTGAGATATATCAATATCTGCTGAAAAACAACTAG
- a CDS encoding TIGR03915 family putative DNA repair protein encodes MTIFTCFNQFEDMMTCIYDAWDSKLGHKNIRLLTEPVGNLELFCDYLHVDADKKKTASVINSIQNKISFEAYQMVFRCAMSQVPDKLDVIYRFLLFGFTYGSKVVNMLQIPAVSAIFEVNRSVLNEAHQFQEFLRFTLMQDNVLVSHIEPRSDILTFLAPQFEDRMPSENWMIIDDNRKTAVVHPTNSEFYLTSLSNEEFDRLKLLEDHSDPYIDLWKGFFETIGIKERKNYKCQRNHIPLWCRKHVTEF; translated from the coding sequence ATGACGATTTTTACATGTTTTAATCAATTTGAGGATATGATGACCTGTATTTATGATGCCTGGGACTCTAAACTCGGGCATAAAAATATCCGGCTGCTCACGGAACCAGTCGGAAATCTGGAATTATTCTGCGACTATCTCCACGTCGATGCAGACAAGAAGAAAACCGCCAGTGTCATTAACTCCATACAAAATAAAATATCATTTGAAGCCTATCAGATGGTCTTTCGCTGTGCTATGTCTCAAGTTCCGGATAAGTTGGACGTGATTTACCGTTTTCTGCTTTTTGGCTTTACTTACGGAAGCAAAGTCGTAAATATGTTGCAGATTCCGGCTGTTTCAGCAATCTTTGAAGTGAACAGAAGCGTTCTCAATGAAGCGCATCAATTTCAGGAATTTCTGCGTTTCACCCTTATGCAGGATAACGTGCTTGTGTCCCATATTGAACCTCGTTCTGATATCCTCACTTTTCTGGCACCACAATTTGAGGACCGCATGCCCTCAGAAAACTGGATGATTATAGATGACAACCGAAAAACAGCTGTTGTCCATCCCACAAATTCTGAGTTTTATCTTACCTCGCTTTCAAATGAAGAATTTGACCGCTTAAAACTTCTGGAAGACCATTCAGACCCCTATATAGATCTCTGGAAAGGCTTTTTTGAAACAATCGGAATTAAAGAACGTAAAAACTACAAATGCCAGAGAAACCATATCCCCCTCTGGTGCCGAAAACACGTAACGGAATTCTAG
- a CDS encoding putative DNA modification/repair radical SAM protein, with protein MKILSDELSLQEKLNILADAAKYDVACTSSGVDRRGQKGSLGNSCAAGICHSFASDGRCISLLKILQSNACVYDCKYCLNRSSNDRVRATFKPEEVCQLVIEFYRRNYIEGLFLSSGVCKNPSYTMELMYRTIYLLRYQYHFNGYIHVKAIPNAPEELLEQMGYLVDRMSINLELPTAEGLKKLAPHKTQTAILKPMGQIQHRIADYRLSIGKDSRMERSGGNRYLSGNIFDSSPKYIKENHQYPQVSTFHSPSSEKPAPFVPAGQSTQMIIGATEENDYQLLTTSQQLYQQYDLKRVFYSAYIPLNEDLDLPSMDTAPPLLREHRLYQADWLLRYYGFHAEELLSIDRPNFNVLLDPKCDWALRHLEQFPVEINRADYATLLKVPGIGTKSAMRIVKSRRTGVLTFDSLKKIGVVLKRAKYFITCQGRMMYHIRINEDFITRQLIGEDYQKSWEIDHPDSYRQLSLFDDQMFQIQPNTTDVQQTVSGQL; from the coding sequence ATGAAAATTTTATCAGATGAATTATCTTTGCAGGAAAAACTGAATATTCTTGCAGACGCCGCAAAGTATGATGTGGCGTGTACCTCCAGCGGAGTAGACCGCAGGGGACAAAAGGGAAGCCTGGGAAATTCCTGTGCCGCAGGAATCTGCCATAGCTTTGCTTCAGACGGAAGATGTATCTCACTTTTAAAGATCCTGCAAAGCAATGCGTGTGTTTATGACTGTAAATACTGTCTGAACCGCTCCAGTAATGATCGCGTGCGGGCTACCTTCAAGCCGGAGGAAGTCTGCCAGCTGGTAATAGAGTTCTATCGGCGAAATTACATCGAAGGTCTGTTCCTGAGCTCCGGTGTGTGTAAAAACCCCTCCTATACCATGGAATTAATGTACCGCACGATTTATCTTTTGCGTTACCAATACCATTTTAATGGTTATATCCATGTAAAAGCAATTCCGAATGCTCCCGAAGAGCTTTTGGAACAGATGGGTTATCTGGTTGACCGCATGAGTATCAATCTGGAACTCCCCACTGCGGAAGGATTGAAAAAACTGGCACCTCATAAAACACAGACAGCCATATTAAAGCCTATGGGGCAGATACAGCATCGGATTGCCGATTATCGTCTCTCCATAGGAAAAGATTCACGTATGGAACGCAGCGGCGGAAACCGCTATCTCTCCGGCAACATCTTTGATAGCTCCCCAAAATATATCAAGGAAAATCATCAGTATCCCCAGGTAAGTACTTTCCACTCCCCCTCATCAGAGAAACCGGCCCCTTTTGTTCCGGCCGGACAGAGTACACAGATGATTATCGGCGCCACAGAAGAGAATGATTATCAGCTTCTGACCACTTCTCAGCAGCTATATCAGCAATACGACTTGAAAAGAGTCTTTTATTCCGCTTATATTCCATTGAATGAAGATTTGGACCTTCCTTCGATGGACACTGCTCCTCCTCTTTTGCGGGAACACCGCTTGTACCAGGCCGACTGGCTACTGCGTTATTATGGATTTCACGCCGAAGAGCTGCTCAGCATTGACCGCCCGAATTTTAATGTCCTCCTGGATCCCAAGTGTGACTGGGCACTGCGTCATCTGGAACAGTTCCCGGTAGAAATTAACCGGGCTGACTACGCTACCCTTCTGAAAGTCCCCGGGATAGGTACCAAATCAGCAATGCGGATTGTTAAGAGCCGGCGCACCGGAGTTCTTACCTTTGATTCTTTAAAAAAAATAGGCGTTGTCTTAAAACGGGCAAAATACTTTATTACCTGTCAGGGCAGGATGATGTATCATATAAGAATTAATGAAGACTTCATCACACGCCAGTTAATCGGTGAAGATTACCAGAAATCCTGGGAAATTGATCATCCCGACTCTTACAGGCAGCTATCTCTGTTCGATGATCAGATGTTTCAGATACAGCCCAATACGACGGATGTGCAGCAAACAGTTTCCGGTCAGCTTTAA
- the sufU gene encoding Fe-S cluster assembly sulfur transfer protein SufU: MELKQLYNQIIVENSRAQWNRHKVDNHTVSLEGVNPSCGDDIVLELRVVDRVIEDAGFVGDGCAISQASASIMIDLIKGKTVEEAKKLMNLFFAMIKGEIKDEAQIDELQEATALQGISHMPARVKCAVLAWHTLEEALE; this comes from the coding sequence TTGGAACTTAAACAGCTATATAATCAGATTATTGTAGAAAACAGCCGCGCCCAGTGGAACCGGCACAAAGTAGATAATCATACCGTCAGTCTGGAAGGTGTAAATCCCAGCTGCGGAGACGATATTGTTCTGGAACTTCGGGTTGTTGACAGAGTCATAGAAGATGCCGGATTTGTGGGAGATGGATGTGCCATTTCCCAGGCTTCCGCTTCCATTATGATAGATTTAATTAAAGGAAAGACAGTGGAAGAGGCAAAAAAACTTATGAATCTCTTTTTTGCCATGATTAAAGGCGAAATTAAGGATGAAGCACAGATTGACGAGCTGCAGGAAGCCACCGCTTTGCAAGGTATTTCCCATATGCCGGCCAGGGTAAAATGTGCGGTGCTGGCCTGGCATACTTTGGAAGAGGCACTGGAGTGA